One window of Botrimarina mediterranea genomic DNA carries:
- a CDS encoding TraR/DksA family transcriptional regulator, with protein MLAKTLTCGACGWRTVCGPADIASRLRLVGMLRRDGDPDEAIMAALLPEAAARMTCPGCKRIGLVVGDADEADDDFGDGDDWQTAVLCDRCRRPIDPERLEVFPDTRRCVACQSKAEAGEPEPDEPEYCPRCGSLVELRVSRGGGLTRYRRFCTGNPSCRL; from the coding sequence ATGCTTGCCAAGACCCTTACTTGTGGCGCCTGCGGTTGGCGGACTGTTTGCGGGCCCGCCGACATCGCCTCGCGGCTGCGGCTGGTGGGGATGCTGCGTCGTGACGGCGACCCCGACGAGGCGATCATGGCCGCGCTGCTGCCCGAGGCCGCCGCGCGGATGACCTGCCCGGGGTGCAAGCGGATCGGCCTGGTGGTCGGCGACGCCGATGAGGCCGATGACGATTTCGGAGACGGGGACGATTGGCAAACCGCCGTCCTCTGCGACCGCTGCCGTCGGCCGATCGACCCCGAACGGCTCGAGGTCTTCCCCGACACCCGCCGCTGCGTGGCCTGCCAATCGAAGGCCGAGGCGGGCGAGCCCGAACCCGACGAACCCGAGTACTGCCCGCGCTGCGGCTCGCTGGTCGAGCTACGCGTTAGCCGCGGCGGCGGGCTGACGCGCTACAGACGGTTCTGCACGGGGAACCCCTCGTGTCGGTTGTAG